One Pseudomonas brassicacearum genomic region harbors:
- the araG gene encoding L-arabinose ABC transporter ATP-binding protein AraG encodes MQAQTATRQHNIGGSLRFNGIGKSFPGVQALANISFVAHPGQVHALMGENGAGKSTLLKILGGAYIPSSGDLQIGEQTMAFKGTADSIASGVAVIHQELHLVPEMTVAENLFLGHLPARFGLVNRGVLRQQALTLLKGLADEIDPQEKVGRLSLGQRQLVEIAKALSRGAHVIAFDEPTSSLSAREIDRLMAIIARLRDEGKVVLYVSHRMEEVFRICNAVTVFKDGRYVRTFENMSELTHDQLVTCMVGRDIQDIYDYRPRERGDVALQVKDLLGPGLREPVSFQVHKGEILGLFGLVGAGRTELFRLLSGLERQSEGSLVLHGKELKLRSPRDAIAAGVLLCPEDRKKEGIIPLGSVGENINISARPAHSALGCLLRGDWERGNADKQIKSLKVKTPAASQKIMYLSGGNQQKAILGRWLSMPMKVLLLDEPTRGIDIGAKAEIYQIIHNLAADGIAVIVVSSDLMEVMGISDRILVLCEGAMRGELSRDQANESNLLQLALPRQRVADAAN; translated from the coding sequence ATGCAAGCGCAAACAGCGACACGGCAACACAACATTGGCGGCAGCTTGCGGTTCAACGGGATCGGTAAGTCCTTTCCCGGCGTGCAGGCGTTGGCCAATATCAGTTTCGTCGCTCATCCGGGGCAGGTCCATGCCTTGATGGGCGAGAACGGCGCGGGCAAGTCCACGTTGCTGAAAATCCTCGGTGGCGCCTATATCCCGAGCAGCGGTGACCTGCAGATCGGCGAACAGACGATGGCCTTCAAAGGCACCGCCGACAGCATCGCCAGCGGGGTAGCGGTGATTCACCAGGAGCTGCACCTGGTGCCGGAAATGACCGTGGCTGAAAACCTGTTTCTCGGCCATTTGCCGGCGCGTTTCGGCCTGGTCAATCGTGGCGTGCTGCGCCAGCAGGCGCTGACGCTGCTCAAAGGCCTGGCCGACGAAATCGATCCGCAGGAAAAAGTCGGTCGCCTGTCCCTCGGCCAGCGCCAATTGGTGGAAATCGCCAAGGCCTTGTCCCGTGGCGCCCACGTCATTGCTTTCGACGAACCCACCAGTAGTCTGTCGGCCCGTGAAATCGACCGTTTGATGGCGATCATCGCCCGCTTGCGAGACGAGGGCAAAGTGGTGCTGTACGTCAGCCACCGCATGGAAGAAGTGTTCCGTATCTGTAATGCGGTAACGGTGTTCAAGGACGGTCGTTATGTCCGGACCTTCGAAAACATGAGCGAGCTGACCCACGATCAGTTGGTCACGTGCATGGTGGGGCGCGATATCCAGGACATCTATGACTACCGTCCTCGGGAGCGTGGCGATGTGGCGTTGCAGGTGAAGGACCTGCTGGGGCCGGGCTTGCGCGAACCGGTGAGCTTCCAGGTGCACAAGGGTGAAATCCTTGGATTGTTCGGGCTGGTCGGTGCCGGTCGTACCGAGCTGTTTCGCTTGCTCAGTGGCCTGGAGCGCCAGAGCGAGGGAAGTCTCGTGCTGCACGGCAAGGAATTGAAACTGCGTTCGCCCCGGGATGCCATCGCGGCTGGCGTGCTGCTCTGCCCGGAAGACCGCAAGAAGGAAGGCATCATTCCGCTGGGCAGCGTGGGCGAGAACATCAACATCAGTGCCCGTCCGGCTCATTCCGCGCTCGGCTGCCTGCTGCGCGGCGACTGGGAGCGGGGCAATGCCGACAAGCAGATCAAGTCGCTGAAGGTGAAGACCCCGGCGGCTAGCCAGAAAATCATGTACCTGTCCGGCGGCAATCAGCAGAAGGCGATTCTCGGTCGCTGGCTGTCGATGCCGATGAAAGTCCTGCTGCTGGACGAGCCGACCCGTGGCATCGATATCGGCGCCAAGGCGGAGATCTACCAGATTATCCACAACCTGGCGGCCGACGGCATCGCGGTGATTGTGGTGTCCAGCGACCTGATGGAAGTGATGGGTATTTCCGACCGAATCCTGGTGCTTTGCGAAGGGGCCATGCGCGGCGAGCTGTCGCGTGACCAGGCCAACGAATCCAACCTGCTGCAACTGGCGCTGCCGCGCCAACGCGTTGCCGACGCGGCGAACTGA
- a CDS encoding Rho termination factor N-terminal domain-containing protein, whose protein sequence is MPRGSKDKYTAEQKRKAEHIEKSYENKGLSEDKAEARAWATVNKQSGGGERSGGSGKAKPAAEKKTDRKESARRAAKTREGHPRTSKASHGAQTVDSLMKEARAKNISGRSKMRKQELIEALRKAG, encoded by the coding sequence ATGCCTCGTGGAAGCAAAGACAAATACACCGCCGAGCAAAAGCGCAAGGCCGAACACATCGAAAAGAGTTACGAGAACAAAGGCCTGTCCGAGGACAAAGCCGAGGCACGCGCCTGGGCGACGGTCAACAAACAGTCCGGCGGCGGCGAACGTTCCGGCGGTTCAGGGAAGGCCAAACCGGCCGCGGAAAAGAAAACCGACCGCAAGGAATCAGCCCGACGTGCCGCCAAGACCCGCGAAGGCCATCCACGCACCAGCAAAGCCTCCCACGGGGCCCAGACGGTGGACAGCCTTATGAAGGAAGCCCGGGCGAAGAATATTTCCGGGCGATCGAAGATGCGTAAGCAAGAGCTGATCGAAGCCCTGCGCAAGGCGGGATGA
- a CDS encoding DUF1285 domain-containing protein gives MSGPQKANDLLGQIPKTKGLPPVHLWNPDFCGDIDMRIARDGTWYYLGTPIGRKPMVKLFSTIIRRDGDDYFLITPVEKVGIKVDDTPFVAVTLEVEGEGEGQLLRFTTNVDETTEAGDEHPMRVVIDPQTQEPAPYVHVRSNLEALIHRNVFYQLVELAVSREIDGQRWLGVWSGGVFFPIGLEP, from the coding sequence ATGAGCGGACCGCAAAAAGCCAATGACTTGCTGGGGCAAATCCCCAAGACCAAAGGGCTGCCGCCGGTCCACTTGTGGAACCCCGACTTCTGCGGCGATATCGACATGCGCATCGCCCGGGACGGCACCTGGTATTACCTGGGCACGCCGATCGGGCGAAAGCCGATGGTCAAGCTGTTCTCCACCATCATCCGCCGCGACGGCGATGATTACTTCCTGATTACCCCTGTGGAAAAAGTCGGCATCAAGGTCGACGATACGCCGTTCGTGGCCGTGACCCTTGAGGTTGAAGGCGAGGGAGAAGGGCAGTTATTGCGCTTCACGACGAATGTCGACGAAACCACTGAGGCCGGCGACGAACATCCGATGCGGGTGGTGATTGATCCCCAGACCCAGGAACCCGCGCCTTATGTGCATGTGCGCAGCAATCTCGAAGCGCTGATCCATCGCAATGTGTTCTACCAACTGGTGGAGCTGGCGGTCAGTCGCGAGATCGATGGGCAGAGATGGCTGGGCGTGTGGAGTGGCGGCGTGTTCTTCCCGATCGGCCTGGAGCCTTGA
- a CDS encoding substrate-binding domain-containing protein: MNHRRGIRSLCRAALAVTAVSLSSSLLAADPVKIGFLVKQAEEPWFQTEWAFAEKASKDKGFELIKIAVPDGEKTLSAIDSLAANGAKGFVICPPDVSLGPAIMAKAKLNDLKVIAVDDRFVDASGKFMEDVPYLGMAAFEVGQKQGAAMAAEAKKRNWEWKDTYAVINTFNELDTGKKRTDGSVDALKKAGMPEDHILYSALKTLDVPGSMDSTNSALVKLPSAAKNLIIGGMNDNTVLGGVRATEAAGFKADNVIGIGINGTDAIGELKKPKSGFFGSMLPSPHIEGYKTAEMMYEWITTGKEPPKYTAMDEVTLITRENFKQELEKIGLWN, translated from the coding sequence ATGAATCATCGTCGTGGGATCCGTTCCCTGTGTCGCGCCGCCTTGGCGGTTACCGCGGTCAGCCTCAGCAGCAGCTTGCTGGCGGCTGATCCCGTGAAAATCGGTTTTCTGGTCAAGCAGGCCGAGGAGCCTTGGTTCCAGACCGAATGGGCGTTCGCCGAGAAGGCGAGCAAGGACAAAGGCTTCGAATTGATCAAGATCGCCGTGCCCGACGGCGAGAAAACCCTCTCGGCCATCGACAGCCTGGCCGCCAACGGTGCCAAGGGCTTCGTGATCTGCCCGCCGGATGTGTCCCTCGGCCCGGCCATCATGGCCAAGGCCAAGCTCAACGATCTCAAGGTCATTGCCGTGGACGACCGTTTCGTCGACGCCAGCGGCAAGTTCATGGAAGACGTGCCGTACCTGGGCATGGCCGCGTTCGAAGTGGGCCAGAAGCAGGGCGCTGCCATGGCCGCTGAAGCGAAAAAACGCAACTGGGAGTGGAAAGATACCTACGCGGTGATCAACACCTTCAACGAGCTGGACACCGGCAAGAAGCGCACCGACGGTTCGGTCGATGCCCTGAAGAAAGCCGGGATGCCGGAAGACCATATCCTTTATTCGGCGCTCAAGACCCTCGACGTACCCGGCAGCATGGACTCCACCAACTCGGCGTTGGTGAAGCTGCCAAGCGCCGCGAAGAACCTGATCATCGGCGGCATGAACGACAACACCGTGCTGGGCGGCGTGCGCGCCACCGAAGCAGCTGGGTTCAAGGCCGACAACGTGATCGGCATCGGCATCAACGGCACCGACGCCATCGGTGAGCTGAAGAAACCGAAAAGCGGCTTCTTCGGTTCGATGCTGCCAAGCCCGCACATCGAAGGCTACAAGACCGCCGAGATGATGTACGAGTGGATCACCACCGGCAAGGAACCGCCGAAGTACACCGCCATGGACGAGGTGACGCTGATCACCCGGGAGAACTTCAAGCAGGAGCTGGAAAAGATCGGCCTGTGGAACTGA
- a CDS encoding TetR/AcrR family transcriptional regulator gives MHKEPRKVREFRRREQEILDTALKLFLDQGEDSVTVEMIADAVGIGKGTIYKHFKSKAEIYLRLMLDYERDLNELLHSADVDKDKEALSRAYFEFRMRDPQRYRLFDRLEEKVVKGNQVPEMVEELHKIRASNFERLTLLIKGRISEGKLEDVPPYFHYCAAWALVHGAVALYHSPFWSNVLEDQEGFFQFLMDIGVRMGNKRKRDTDVPSS, from the coding sequence ATGCACAAAGAACCCCGTAAGGTCCGTGAGTTTCGTCGCCGCGAGCAGGAAATTCTCGACACCGCGCTCAAGTTGTTCCTCGATCAGGGTGAAGACAGTGTCACCGTCGAGATGATTGCGGATGCCGTGGGTATCGGCAAAGGCACGATTTATAAACATTTCAAATCCAAGGCAGAGATCTATCTGCGCCTGATGCTCGATTACGAGCGCGATTTGAACGAGCTGCTGCATTCGGCTGACGTGGACAAGGACAAGGAGGCCCTGTCCCGGGCCTACTTCGAGTTCCGCATGCGCGACCCGCAGCGTTACCGCTTGTTCGATCGCCTGGAAGAGAAGGTGGTCAAGGGCAACCAGGTGCCGGAGATGGTCGAGGAGCTGCACAAGATCCGCGCCTCGAACTTCGAACGCCTCACGCTACTGATCAAGGGCCGGATCAGCGAAGGCAAGCTCGAAGACGTGCCGCCTTATTTCCATTACTGCGCCGCCTGGGCGTTGGTGCACGGCGCGGTGGCGCTGTATCACTCGCCGTTCTGGAGCAATGTGCTGGAAGACCAGGAAGGCTTCTTCCAGTTCCTGATGGACATTGGCGTGCGCATGGGCAACAAGCGCAAGCGCGATACCGACGTTCCTAGCAGCTGA
- a CDS encoding PilZ domain-containing protein — protein MNESVSPGPRNGILSLTIKDKSVLYAAYMPFIKNGGLFIPTNKNYRLGDEVFMLLSLMDEPEKIPVAGKVIWMTPKGAQGNRAAGVGVQFNEGDSSARNQIETHLAGTLKSDRPTHTM, from the coding sequence ATGAACGAATCTGTCAGCCCCGGGCCACGCAACGGCATCCTGTCCCTGACCATCAAGGATAAGTCGGTGCTTTACGCCGCCTACATGCCCTTCATCAAAAATGGTGGCCTGTTCATTCCCACAAACAAGAATTATCGCTTGGGCGACGAGGTGTTCATGCTGTTGAGCCTGATGGATGAACCGGAGAAGATCCCGGTCGCCGGCAAGGTGATCTGGATGACCCCCAAAGGCGCTCAGGGCAATCGGGCCGCTGGCGTAGGCGTGCAGTTCAATGAAGGCGACAGTTCGGCCCGTAATCAGATCGAAACCCACTTGGCCGGAACCCTGAAGTCCGACCGTCCCACCCATACGATGTAG
- a CDS encoding FadR/GntR family transcriptional regulator: protein MSSSFHASTVDWLGGWIAAGQVKPGQTIKVEADLGQQLGVSRTVIREAIKTLVAKGMLEVGPKVGTRVLPVRRWNLFDPQVVGWLSRSGLPENFVDDLLDLRRTIEPMAVRWACERATADQVQAIRLAYHALERAVDSGADYNRADQFFHECILAASHNQFIEQMVPALGALLAVSFEVSAADPDELRRTLPIHKDIADAIEARDAARGVWACMTLIDNADLAIKRFYPNVMAGRTDATGQTGNGRFQ from the coding sequence ATGTCCAGCAGTTTTCATGCATCGACCGTCGATTGGCTGGGTGGCTGGATAGCCGCCGGCCAGGTCAAGCCTGGGCAGACCATCAAGGTTGAGGCGGACCTGGGCCAGCAACTGGGCGTCAGCCGCACGGTCATTCGCGAGGCGATCAAGACCCTGGTGGCCAAGGGCATGCTGGAAGTCGGGCCGAAAGTCGGCACGCGAGTGTTGCCGGTGCGGCGCTGGAACCTGTTCGACCCACAAGTGGTCGGCTGGCTGTCACGCAGCGGCCTGCCGGAAAACTTCGTCGATGACCTGCTGGACCTGCGCCGTACCATCGAGCCGATGGCGGTGCGTTGGGCCTGCGAGCGGGCCACGGCCGACCAGGTGCAGGCAATCCGCCTGGCTTATCATGCGCTGGAGCGGGCCGTGGACAGCGGCGCCGATTACAACCGCGCCGACCAGTTTTTCCACGAGTGCATCCTCGCCGCCAGCCATAATCAATTCATCGAACAAATGGTCCCGGCCCTGGGCGCGCTGTTGGCGGTATCGTTCGAGGTGTCGGCTGCCGATCCGGATGAACTACGCCGCACATTGCCCATCCACAAGGATATCGCCGACGCCATCGAGGCCCGTGACGCGGCGCGGGGCGTCTGGGCCTGCATGACCCTGATCGATAACGCTGACCTGGCCATCAAGCGCTTTTACCCTAACGTCATGGCCGGTCGAACAGACGCCACCGGGCAAACTGGGAACGGGAGGTTTCAATGA
- a CDS encoding GTP 3',8-cyclase MoaA: MIVDRQGRRFRNLRISLTSACNYACTYCVPNGKRLVAAQDELSAEAMARGVAYLIEAAGIERLRITGGEPLVSPKLESFMMAVGQMGLEDISLTTNGQLLAKKLPLLVDAGIRRINVSLDTLDPDAFRSIARGGDLATVLDGMDQARAAGLKIKVNMVPLRGQNLDQVMPLLEYCMERGYELRFIELMRMGHLASDSNAFLQQFVSLQQLLSLIGDQYEYLQADAPVDATAVRYEIPGQGYFGVIANESVPFCRTCSRLRLSSTGWLHGCLSSSNRHFVGDLLDKPRHQALPALQRLLVKALGDKQEVAFSGGATIMKIIGG, translated from the coding sequence ATGATCGTTGACCGTCAAGGCAGGCGCTTTCGCAATTTGCGGATCAGCCTGACTTCCGCCTGCAATTACGCTTGTACCTACTGCGTGCCCAACGGCAAGCGGCTGGTGGCTGCGCAGGATGAACTGTCGGCCGAGGCGATGGCGCGGGGTGTGGCCTATCTGATCGAGGCCGCTGGAATCGAGCGGTTGCGTATCACCGGCGGCGAGCCCCTGGTCAGCCCCAAGCTTGAAAGCTTCATGATGGCGGTGGGGCAGATGGGGCTGGAAGACATCAGCCTGACCACCAACGGTCAATTGCTGGCGAAAAAACTGCCCTTGCTGGTGGATGCCGGCATCCGCCGCATCAATGTTTCCCTCGATACCTTGGATCCCGACGCGTTTCGCAGCATCGCCCGCGGCGGTGATTTGGCGACGGTGCTCGACGGTATGGATCAGGCCCGGGCGGCGGGCCTGAAGATCAAGGTCAACATGGTGCCGTTGCGCGGGCAAAACCTGGATCAGGTGATGCCCTTGCTCGAATACTGCATGGAACGCGGCTATGAACTGCGTTTTATCGAGTTGATGCGCATGGGCCACTTGGCCAGCGATTCCAACGCATTTTTGCAGCAGTTTGTCAGTCTCCAACAGTTGTTGAGTCTGATCGGCGATCAGTACGAATACCTGCAGGCCGATGCCCCGGTGGATGCCACGGCGGTGCGCTATGAGATCCCGGGACAGGGCTATTTCGGCGTGATCGCCAATGAAAGCGTGCCTTTCTGCCGTACCTGCTCGCGGCTGCGGCTGTCCTCTACGGGGTGGTTGCATGGCTGCCTGTCGTCCAGCAATCGTCACTTTGTCGGTGATCTCCTGGACAAACCGCGGCATCAGGCATTGCCGGCGCTTCAGCGGTTGCTGGTAAAAGCCTTGGGGGATAAGCAGGAAGTGGCGTTCTCTGGCGGTGCGACCATCATGAAGATCATCGGCGGCTGA
- a CDS encoding SDR family oxidoreductase: MAEALVLPPVPEPPKGERLKNKVVLLTGAAQGIGEAIVAAFASQQARLVISDIQAEKVEAVAAHWRERGADVHALQADVSKQQDLQAMARRAVELHGRIDVLVNCAGVNVFRDPLEMTEEDWRRCFAIDLDGAWYGCKAVLPQMLEQGVGSIINIASVHSSHIIPGCFPYPVAKHGLLGLTRALGIEYAPKGVRVNAIAPGYIETQLNVDYWNGFADPHAERQRALDLHPPRRVGQPIEVAMTAVFLASDEAPFINASCITIDGGRSVMYHD; this comes from the coding sequence ATGGCTGAGGCTCTTGTCTTGCCGCCGGTGCCTGAGCCGCCGAAGGGCGAGCGCCTGAAAAACAAGGTGGTGCTGCTGACCGGCGCTGCCCAGGGCATTGGCGAGGCGATCGTCGCCGCGTTCGCTTCGCAACAGGCACGGTTGGTGATCAGTGACATCCAGGCCGAGAAGGTCGAGGCGGTGGCCGCCCATTGGCGTGAACGCGGGGCCGATGTGCACGCACTACAGGCCGATGTGTCGAAGCAGCAGGACTTGCAGGCCATGGCCCGTCGTGCTGTCGAGCTGCACGGCCGCATCGATGTGTTGGTCAACTGCGCGGGCGTGAATGTCTTCCGTGATCCGCTGGAAATGACCGAAGAAGACTGGCGTCGCTGCTTCGCCATCGACCTGGATGGCGCCTGGTACGGCTGTAAGGCGGTATTGCCGCAGATGCTCGAGCAGGGCGTGGGCAGCATCATCAACATTGCCTCCGTCCATTCGTCCCACATCATTCCCGGCTGTTTCCCTTACCCGGTGGCCAAGCACGGCCTGCTCGGCCTGACCCGCGCCCTGGGCATCGAGTACGCGCCCAAAGGGGTGCGCGTCAACGCCATTGCACCGGGGTATATCGAAACCCAACTGAACGTCGACTACTGGAACGGCTTTGCCGATCCTCATGCCGAACGCCAGCGTGCGCTGGATCTGCACCCGCCACGGCGCGTCGGGCAACCGATCGAAGTGGCAATGACGGCCGTGTTCCTGGCCAGTGACGAAGCACCGTTTATCAATGCCTCATGCATCACCATTGATGGAGGACGTTCGGTCATGTACCACGACTGA
- a CDS encoding SMP-30/gluconolactonase/LRE family protein, giving the protein MKWTAVTEHRATLGEGPFWDEPTQALYWVDIAGKQALRLIGANVQIWQMPEHVSAFIPTQSGDALVTLSSGVYRLDLDSPGLEPRLTLLCMADPQPGNRPNEARCDALGQLWLGTMQNNIGEAGEDLPVERRSGGLFRVGGDGRVMPLLRGLGIPNTLLWSPDGTTVYFGESLDGTLYRHFIYPEGHLAPAEAWFGPHPRGGPDGSAMDARGYIWNARWDGSCLLRLHPDGHVDRVIELPVSRPTSCVFGGEDLKTLYITSAASPLGHPLDGAVLSMRVDVPGVACTRFAG; this is encoded by the coding sequence ATGAAGTGGACGGCTGTTACGGAACATCGGGCGACATTGGGCGAGGGGCCGTTCTGGGATGAGCCGACCCAGGCCTTGTACTGGGTCGATATCGCCGGCAAGCAGGCGCTGCGGTTGATCGGCGCCAATGTGCAGATCTGGCAGATGCCCGAGCACGTGTCCGCGTTCATCCCGACGCAGAGTGGCGACGCACTGGTGACGCTGAGCAGTGGTGTCTACCGGCTGGACCTGGATTCGCCGGGCCTGGAACCACGCCTGACCCTGCTGTGCATGGCCGATCCGCAACCCGGCAATCGTCCCAACGAAGCCCGTTGTGATGCCCTGGGCCAACTCTGGCTCGGCACCATGCAGAACAACATCGGTGAAGCGGGCGAAGACTTGCCGGTCGAGCGACGGTCCGGGGGCCTGTTTCGCGTCGGAGGCGATGGCCGGGTCATGCCGTTGTTGCGCGGACTGGGCATCCCGAACACCTTGCTGTGGAGCCCCGATGGCACCACGGTGTATTTCGGCGAAAGCCTCGACGGCACGTTGTATCGACACTTTATCTACCCTGAAGGCCACCTGGCACCCGCCGAGGCCTGGTTCGGTCCCCACCCGCGCGGTGGGCCGGACGGTTCGGCGATGGATGCCCGGGGTTATATCTGGAACGCGCGCTGGGACGGCAGTTGCCTGTTGCGGCTGCATCCGGATGGCCATGTCGACCGGGTGATCGAGTTACCCGTCAGTCGCCCAACCAGCTGTGTGTTTGGGGGGGAAGACCTCAAGACCTTGTACATCACCAGTGCCGCGAGTCCTTTGGGTCATCCCCTGGACGGCGCGGTACTGTCGATGCGGGTCGACGTACCGGGCGTGGCCTGTACTCGGTTTGCGGGATGA
- the araH gene encoding L-arabinose ABC transporter permease AraH produces the protein MTIQNNALPTARKPLDLRRFLDDWVMLLAAIGIFVLCTLMIDNFLSPLNMRGLGLAISTTGIAACTMLYCLASGHFDLSVGSVIACAGVVAAVVMRDTNSVFLGVSAALAMGLIVGLINGIVIAKLRVNALITTLATMQIVRGLAYIFANGKAVGVSQESFFVFGNGQLFGVPVPILITIVCFLFFGWLLNYTTYGRNTMAIGGNQEAALLAGVNVDRTKIIIFAVHGLIGALAGVILASRMTSGQPMIGQGFELTVISACVLGGVSLSGGIGMIRHVIAGVLILAIIENAMNLKNIDTFYQYVIRGSILLLAVVIDRLKQR, from the coding sequence ATGACCATTCAAAACAATGCACTGCCAACGGCACGCAAACCCCTGGACCTGCGTCGTTTCCTGGATGACTGGGTCATGCTGCTGGCGGCCATCGGTATCTTCGTGCTCTGCACCTTGATGATCGACAACTTCCTGTCGCCGCTGAACATGCGTGGCCTGGGCCTGGCGATTTCCACCACCGGCATCGCGGCCTGCACCATGTTGTATTGCCTGGCGTCCGGGCACTTCGACTTGTCGGTCGGTTCGGTGATTGCCTGTGCCGGCGTGGTCGCGGCGGTGGTGATGCGCGACACCAACAGCGTGTTCCTCGGCGTCAGCGCGGCGCTGGCGATGGGGCTGATTGTCGGCTTGATCAACGGCATCGTCATTGCCAAGCTGCGGGTCAATGCGTTGATTACCACACTGGCGACCATGCAGATCGTCCGTGGCCTGGCCTACATCTTTGCCAACGGCAAGGCGGTGGGTGTCTCGCAGGAATCGTTCTTCGTGTTCGGCAACGGTCAACTGTTCGGCGTGCCGGTGCCGATCCTGATTACCATCGTCTGCTTCCTGTTTTTCGGCTGGCTGCTGAACTACACCACCTACGGGCGCAACACCATGGCCATCGGTGGCAACCAGGAAGCGGCGCTGTTGGCAGGGGTGAACGTTGATCGCACCAAGATCATCATCTTCGCCGTGCATGGCTTGATCGGCGCCCTGGCCGGGGTCATCCTGGCGTCGCGCATGACCTCGGGCCAGCCGATGATCGGCCAGGGCTTCGAGCTGACCGTGATCTCGGCCTGCGTACTGGGTGGGGTGTCGTTGAGCGGCGGTATCGGCATGATTCGCCACGTCATTGCGGGTGTGCTGATTTTGGCGATCATCGAGAACGCGATGAACCTGAAGAACATCGACACCTTCTACCAGTACGTCATCCGCGGCTCGATCCTGCTGCTGGCGGTAGTGATCGACCGTTTGAAACAACGCTGA
- a CDS encoding TatD family hydrolase gives MLVDSHCHLDRLDLAAHDGSLDAALDAARQRGVGHFLCIGVSADNAADVKALAERYEDVDCSVGIHPLDVQPDAAPALDWLLRELDHPRVVAIGETGLDYHYEPEAAEVQQASFRLHLEAAQQTGKPVIIHTRGARADTLALLRDAALPQAGVLHCFTEDWDMAKAALDMGYYISLSGIVTFRNADALRDVASKVPADRLLVETDSPYLAPIPYRGKPNLPQYVREVAEFLAMLRGESYERFAEQTTKNFKQLFPLAHVRPAQA, from the coding sequence ATGCTTGTAGATTCCCATTGCCACCTTGACCGCCTCGACCTTGCTGCCCATGACGGCTCCCTGGATGCCGCACTGGACGCCGCCCGCCAACGAGGCGTCGGCCACTTCCTGTGCATTGGTGTCAGCGCCGACAACGCTGCTGATGTCAAGGCGCTGGCTGAACGCTATGAAGATGTCGATTGTTCGGTCGGTATCCATCCGCTGGATGTGCAGCCCGATGCCGCGCCGGCCCTGGACTGGCTGCTGCGTGAGCTCGACCACCCGCGGGTGGTGGCCATTGGCGAGACCGGTCTGGACTATCACTACGAACCAGAAGCCGCCGAGGTCCAGCAAGCCTCGTTCCGACTGCACCTGGAGGCTGCGCAACAGACCGGTAAACCGGTGATCATCCACACCCGTGGCGCCCGGGCCGACACCCTGGCCTTGCTGCGTGACGCGGCGCTGCCCCAGGCCGGGGTGCTGCATTGCTTCACCGAAGACTGGGACATGGCCAAGGCTGCGCTGGACATGGGTTACTACATTTCCTTGTCTGGAATTGTCACGTTCCGCAACGCTGACGCCCTGCGCGACGTCGCCAGTAAAGTGCCGGCGGATCGCTTGCTGGTGGAGACCGACTCACCGTACCTGGCGCCGATTCCGTATCGTGGCAAGCCGAACCTTCCGCAATACGTACGAGAAGTGGCGGAGTTTCTGGCGATGTTGCGCGGCGAGTCCTACGAGCGGTTCGCTGAGCAGACGACGAAAAATTTTAAGCAATTGTTTCCGCTGGCTCACGTTCGTCCGGCGCAAGCCTGA
- a CDS encoding DUF4823 domain-containing protein — protein MRSLVLLLAVLALGGCMNVSDMGEGVRYHMSDAGLLDHSDSRRVNNLRIQPDSFIYIAQGAFAPPGSAYPRPNVVAEEAFNGFIEYFPMVRRARAPEGLDQAMGEARSAGAHYLLYTRFAKADNRIGNTDEWQDEEAVDRLGVDTSVIQIMLIETSTQYLIDTARIKSRGGLLTLHDKQPQDLIATPLREYARSLLGMSDE, from the coding sequence ATGCGTAGCCTGGTTTTGCTGCTGGCCGTTTTGGCGCTTGGTGGCTGCATGAATGTCAGCGACATGGGAGAGGGCGTTCGTTATCACATGAGCGATGCCGGCCTGCTGGATCATAGCGACAGCCGTCGAGTGAACAATCTGCGTATTCAGCCGGATTCCTTCATCTACATCGCCCAGGGAGCCTTTGCTCCGCCAGGCAGTGCCTATCCACGTCCCAATGTGGTGGCCGAGGAAGCCTTCAATGGCTTTATCGAGTATTTCCCCATGGTCCGTCGCGCCCGGGCTCCCGAAGGACTCGATCAGGCCATGGGCGAAGCCCGTTCCGCCGGTGCCCATTACTTGCTCTACACCCGGTTTGCCAAAGCCGACAACCGCATCGGCAACACCGACGAGTGGCAGGATGAAGAAGCCGTGGATCGCCTGGGGGTCGACACCAGCGTGATTCAAATCATGTTGATCGAGACCAGCACCCAGTATTTGATTGATACTGCTCGTATCAAGAGTCGTGGCGGTTTACTGACGTTGCACGACAAGCAGCCACAAGACCTCATCGCTACACCGTTGCGTGAATATGCCCGCAGCCTGCTGGGGATGAGCGACGAATAA